TTATTATCTGGGTTGTCTTGAGTATCGGTATATATGTTATCGTAGTTAGCAATCTGATTATCATCTAAGCTTGCATCATCTATACTAATAGAACCTGATCTGGCATCAGAAAACATCTTATACCCCATGAGAAACAATACAGTTCCACCAACAAGACCAATAACGCCACCTGCCAAGTCACTTGCCATATATGAACCAAGCCCTGCTGCAAGCAAAAGAACTACAAGAGCTTCCATTATTCCGTGTCCAAAAGTTACCAGAGGGCCTGCTTTAAACCCTTTTTTAAGAGAGTGCTCTGCAGTCACCGCTGTGAGGGGGCCAGGGGCCATTGCACCAGACAGCCCTACCAAAAAAGCCGTGACCAGTATATAGGCTGCATCCAATTTCACTTCCCCCTCCAGTTCTAGTAAAATATATGATATTATTAATTCTATAGAGCTTATACATTTTAGTCAACGATTTTAAAAATTGGAAGTTATGCTTACTTTTGTTACAACTGGGAGGTTAAATTAATAAATGATTGAAGATAATTATAACTACCGCATTCTCATTATAGAAGATGAAAAAGGACTTGTTAAGGTCTTAAAAGCATATTTAGAAAAAGAAGGATATGAGGTGTTTTACTCTCACGACGGAGAAGAAGGCTTAAAACTTTTTTATGAAAAAAATCCAGATCTTATAGTCTTAGATTTAATGCTTCCTTCAATGTCAGGGGAAAATATAGCTAAAAAATTAAGACAAACTGATAACACCCCGATAATAATGCTAACTGCCAAAGGAGAAGAAGAAGAAAAATTAGAAGGCCTTGGAATAGGTGCTGATGACTATGTAGTTAAACCTGCAAGCCCAAGAGAGATAACAGCCAGGGTAAAAACCATCCTTAGAAGATCAGAAAAAGATCAGGGCAGGGTGCAAAAAGATATAATCGAGACAAAAAACCTTACCATTAACACCTTGTCTCACAGGGTATATCTAAAACTAGATAAAGCAGACGAAAAAGATGAATCAAGTCTAGAGTTTGAAGAACTATCCCTTACCCCAACAGAATACGAGATTCTAAAACAGCTAGCTCTCTATCCAAAAAGGGTATTCTCTAGAGAAGACCTTGCCGATATAGTCTTTGGCTACTTCTGGGAAGGTGACCCAAGAACTGTAGATACCCATATAAAAAACCTCAGAAAAAAAATCGAACCCGACCCAAAAAAACCAACTTTTATTAAAACGGTATTTGGGGCAGGGTATCAGTTTCAAGAATAGCGATTAGCAGTATACCAACGAAGGGCTTTTAATGTATACCAACGTTCACAAGAATTTGCTAAAAACCGCGCAAATTAAAAGTTAATTTAACTGCAAAAAGTCTATTCACATAAGTATAGAGATTTTTTATATGACTTTTGGCAGTTAAATCAAAGTTCACTTAAGGTAAAATGAGATAAAAGGAGCATGTATAAATAATGACCCATATCAAAAAACTTCTAAACCCAAAAAGTTTATTTTTTCGCCTTTTTATTGCCCTTTGGCTGCTTTCTGGTGGGATGTTATTTTTGGCAGGGGTATATATTAACTTCACCATTGACCAGGAGTTTGCCGAATTTGTAGAGACTACCCAAATGGGAGAGAGACAAAATATCATTGAAGCAGTATCAGATATTATTGCTGAAGGAGACGATACAAGACAGGCACGTGAACAGATGGCCATTAATCAATTGGCAAGAACTCATAACGAAAGGATAATAATAAAAGACCAAGAAGGGGAAATAATCCATGACTCCATGACAGATGGTCATGGGCATATGGGTATGGGAAACGGTGGAATGGGAGGTCCCATGAGAGATAGAGATGATATGCCAGGTCAGGGGCCACGCCCTGACCACACAGATGATACCACCGAAAAGCCCTTTGAGGAAATTCCTTCTAATATAATAGAAGAAAACACCTATCCTCTTGAGATAAATAGCGAAACCACAGGAAGTATTATACTTCTTCCTACAGATAGAGGGCCAGATTTTTTTACCCCTACTGAGCTAGATTTTAGAAGTGAAATAAGTAGAAGTATAGCCATAGGTGGAGGCATCTCCCTTGTTCTTGCAGCATTAATAAGTTCTGTAATATCCGTCTCCATCTCTAGACCGATAAGTAACCTAAAAGAAACAGCTGAAGGATTAAAAGAAGGCAAACTTAATCTAAGAGCCCCAATAAAAGGACCTGGAGAAATACGAGAACTCTCTTTAAGTTTTAATGCCATGGCAGAAAACTTAGAAAAAAACGACTATCTAAAAAAGAAGTTAACCCAGGATGTATCCCACGAACTAAGAAATCCTGTAGCATCCCTAAAAGGATATTTAGAAGCCTTTCAAGACGGGGTACTGCCAACAGACAAAGAAAATATCACTCATACAATAAACGAAGTACAAAGACTTGAAAATCTAACAGAAGAACTTCACCAGTTAGCTTTGCTTGATTTCAAAGAAAGAAAGCCTAATAAAAGTCCACTAAACTTAAATGAACTTGCAGAAAAAATAAATGCCACAGCAAAACCCCAGGCTCTAAATAAAGGAATAGAATTTCATTACAAATCTATAGAGGAAGATATAATAATCGAAGCTGACGAAGACCTTTTGTATAGAGCAATCAAGAATCTCATCCAAAATGCCTTAAATCACACTGAAGCTGGAGGAAAAGTAGAGCTAGGCATCCAAAAAAATCAAACAAGTAAAGAAAACCCAGGCGAAAGTGCCC
The Natranaerofaba carboxydovora genome window above contains:
- a CDS encoding LysE family transporter, with translation MDAAYILVTAFLVGLSGAMAPGPLTAVTAEHSLKKGFKAGPLVTFGHGIMEALVVLLLAAGLGSYMASDLAGGVIGLVGGTVLFLMGYKMFSDARSGSISIDDASLDDNQIANYDNIYTDTQDNPDNKNNIDDLGDELVNGTVVAGIIATVSNPYWFIWWATVGAGYITISLQYGTRGLLFFFVGHMMADFLWLSFISLILASGKKFITDGIYRGVMASLSIFIIGMGGYFVWSGINFLQGG
- a CDS encoding response regulator transcription factor, with translation MIEDNYNYRILIIEDEKGLVKVLKAYLEKEGYEVFYSHDGEEGLKLFYEKNPDLIVLDLMLPSMSGENIAKKLRQTDNTPIIMLTAKGEEEEKLEGLGIGADDYVVKPASPREITARVKTILRRSEKDQGRVQKDIIETKNLTINTLSHRVYLKLDKADEKDESSLEFEELSLTPTEYEILKQLALYPKRVFSREDLADIVFGYFWEGDPRTVDTHIKNLRKKIEPDPKKPTFIKTVFGAGYQFQE
- a CDS encoding sensor histidine kinase, producing the protein MTHIKKLLNPKSLFFRLFIALWLLSGGMLFLAGVYINFTIDQEFAEFVETTQMGERQNIIEAVSDIIAEGDDTRQAREQMAINQLARTHNERIIIKDQEGEIIHDSMTDGHGHMGMGNGGMGGPMRDRDDMPGQGPRPDHTDDTTEKPFEEIPSNIIEENTYPLEINSETTGSIILLPTDRGPDFFTPTELDFRSEISRSIAIGGGISLVLAALISSVISVSISRPISNLKETAEGLKEGKLNLRAPIKGPGEIRELSLSFNAMAENLEKNDYLKKKLTQDVSHELRNPVASLKGYLEAFQDGVLPTDKENITHTINEVQRLENLTEELHQLALLDFKERKPNKSPLNLNELAEKINATAKPQALNKGIEFHYKSIEEDIIIEADEDLLYRAIKNLIQNALNHTEAGGKVELGIQKNQTSKENPGESALIYVTDTGKGIPEEKFPYVFERFYRADESRTKEKTKSGSGSGLGLSLVKEWTEAMGGTVGAYSKENQGSTFYLSFPLSNEH